The following DNA comes from Flavobacteriales bacterium.
ATCCGGAAGGAGACCGGTGAATATTCCCACTTTCTGACCGGTATCCAGCGATACTTTTGACCTAAGTGTTACCAATCCGTGAAATGTTGTTACTTTTGTGCGGGGTAAGTCTCATACGACCAGCTCCTGCTTAACCCCCCAGGGTCGGAAGACAGCAAGGGTCGGCGGTTGTAGCGGTGCGATGTGAGTAGCTTGCCCCTTTTTTTATGGCATCAACCGTGGATACGCTCCGTATTCCCATATTGACTGATCACTTCCGCCTCATACTTCAGGAACTCCTTCCAGCGACGTTCCACATCAATATTTTCAGGTTTTCCGTATTGTCTGGCAAAACTTAGAAACATCGTATAATGACCGGCTTCGCTGATCATCAATTCGCGATAAAAGGCGGCTAACTCCGTATCCTCAATATTCTCAGACAAAACCTTGAAGCGTTCGCAACTCCTTGCCTCGACCAGGGCAGCAAAAAGCAGCTTATCTACCAGGGCCACCACTTTGCCCTCCCCTTTTCTGATCATCCTTGCCAGATCATTGACATATTCATCCTTGCGTTCCCAACCCAACGTCAGTCCACGTTGCAGGATCAGCTGATGGACCCGTTGAAAATGCTCCATCTCTTCCCTTGCCAGTTCACTCATAGCCGTTACCAACTCGCTATGTTCAGGGTATTGAATGATCAGGGAGATGGCTGTGGATGCAGCTTTTTGTTCACAGTATGCATGATCGGTCAGAATTTCTTCGATATTTTTTTCGGCAATGTTTGCCCAACGCGGATCGGTAGGCAGTTGAAGTCCCAGCATAATACGGTGTTATGCCGGTAAAATTAGAAAATTTGGTTTTAGGCGATGGCGTTTCGGTGGTGCCCCGAGGATTGTGTTATCCTGGCAATGGTGTCACCCCTTCGGGGTTTTGTACATCCCCCCTATCCGTATCGTGCTATAAATAAGGCACCCCTTTGGGGTTATATGTTTTGTGTTAAATGACAGCACCATA
Coding sequences within:
- a CDS encoding tRNA-(ms[2]io[6]A)-hydroxylase, which produces MLGLQLPTDPRWANIAEKNIEEILTDHAYCEQKAASTAISLIIQYPEHSELVTAMSELAREEMEHFQRVHQLILQRGLTLGWERKDEYVNDLARMIRKGEGKVVALVDKLLFAALVEARSCERFKVLSENIEDTELAAFYRELMISEAGHYTMFLSFARQYGKPENIDVERRWKEFLKYEAEVISQYGNTERIHG